Within the Trueperaceae bacterium genome, the region CTCCAGCTCGAGGGCACCGGCCAGTGGCTGAAGGGCAAGAGCCTCGACACCTTCGCCCCGCTCGGTCCGTGGCTCGTGACCGCCGACGAGGTCCCCGACCCGCAGGACCTGCGCCTGTGGCTCAGCGTCAACGGCGAGACCATGCAGGACGCCTCCACGGCGGACATGATCTTCCCTGTGGCCCACCTGGTGAGCTACATCAGCCGCCACATGACGCTGCTGCCGGGCGACGTCATCGCGACGGGCACCCCGCATGGCGTCGGCATGGGCCTCCAGCCGCCGCGGTACCTGGAGGACGGCGACGTCGTGGAGCTAGGCGTCGAGGGCCTCGGCCAGCAGCGGCAGGTCGCGCGGCGCACGGCTCAGCAGGCTTCGCCGGTCCCGCGGAAGCGGCGCTGAGCGCTCCACACCTGGCAGCGCCGCCGCGGGCTCTCCTCGGTCGACCGAGCCAGTGGCTCGACCGCTCGCCTCCTGGGAGATGCCGCCGTGCCCCTACCCGCAGCAACCGCCGCTCGCGAGGACGGGGACCTCACGGTCCGGCTCCTGCCGAGACGGACCGGCCTCGCCGCCCGCGGCGCAGCACGGCTCGCCCTCCGCCCCGCAGCACGCGACGTCGGCGCCTAGCGGGTTCGAGGAGCAGACGCCCGTCTCGGGCAGCACGAGCTCCACGCGCCGCGCGGCCTCCACGTCGCCGGCCAGGAACGCGACCACCGACCGCACCTGCTCGTACCCGGTGAGCATCAGGAACGTCGGCGCGCGGCCGTAGCTCTTCATGCCGACGACGTAGTAGCCGGCCTCGGGATGCGCCAGCTCCGCCTCGCCGTGAGGGGGT harbors:
- a CDS encoding fumarylacetoacetate hydrolase family protein translates to LQLEGTGQWLKGKSLDTFAPLGPWLVTADEVPDPQDLRLWLSVNGETMQDASTADMIFPVAHLVSYISRHMTLLPGDVIATGTPHGVGMGLQPPRYLEDGDVVELGVEGLGQQRQVARRTAQQASPVPRKRR